One region of Camelina sativa cultivar DH55 chromosome 6, Cs, whole genome shotgun sequence genomic DNA includes:
- the LOC104790852 gene encoding nudix hydrolase 9 isoform X2, with protein MAKLAEEMNPEGSQYQILLSCPFGLSPSQLSVDFSKSHDRVPHPDPDLEDSISQVWEKRIQGNSSLFNGQKFRYGSYSLDGDGGSGSTNEVQHVCLRLGLTDYRTFVGTNLSSLWEKFLVTSQDDSIRCRHTSSPLGNGAVIETSDKKIIVLRRSNNVGEFPGHYVFPGGHPEPTAVGIDYHQLESNVRTGELLNKKVTQEMFDSIICEVVEETGIPASSLSPPLFIGISRRELNVRPTMFFFVKCSHHSDDIPRLYSSAEDGFESTQLHTVSLDELKMMTSRMPGCHHGGYALYELMLQRLKNIKETSVLAKEDDA; from the exons ATGGCGAAACTAGCAGAAGAGATGAATCCTGAAGGTTCACAATACCAGATTCTTCTCTCATGTCCTTTTGGACTCTCTCCATCtcag CTCTCGGTGGATTTCTCGAAATCGCACGATCGGGTTCCTCATCCCGATCCTGATCTCGAAGATTCTATTTCTCAG GTTTGGGAGAAGAGAATACAGGGCAATTCATCATTGTTCAATGGCCAAAAGTTCAGG TATGGATCATATAGTTTAGATGGTGATGGTGGTAGTGGTAGTACCAATGAAGTGCAACACGTTTGTCTTCGCCTTGGCTTGACTGATTACAG GACTTTTGTAGGAACTAATTTGAGTTCTCTGTGGGAGAAGTTCCTTGTTACATCACAAG ATGACTCAATAAGATGTAGACATACCTCAAGTCCATTGGGTAATGGAGCAGTTATCGAAACTTCTGACAAGAAGATTATTGTGTTACGCCGGAGTAATAATGTTGGAGAGTTTCCAGGTCACTATGTATTCCCTGGGGGCCATCCAGAG CCAACAGCAGTAGGTATTGATTACCACCAGCTTGAAAGTAATGTTCGAACCGGCGAGCTTTTAAACAAGAAGGTGACTCAAGAAATGTTTGACAGCATTATCTGTGAAGTTGTTGAAGAAACTGGAATACCAGCATCATCACTT AGCCCTCCTCTGTTCATCGGAATATCTCGTAGGGAGTTGAATGTAAGACCTACTATGTTTTTCTTCGTCAAGTGTAGTCATCATTCAGATGACATTCCAAGATTATACTCTAGCGCTGAAGATGGGTTCGAGTCAACACAGCTCCACACTGTCTCATTG GATGagctgaagatgatgacatCGAGAATGCCGGGTTGCCATCATGGTGGATACGCTCTCTACGAACTGATGCTTCAACGTCTCAAGAACATTAAGGAAACGTCTGTATTAGCCAAAGAGGACGATGCTtaa
- the LOC104790852 gene encoding nudix hydrolase 9 isoform X1, with product MAKLAEEMNPEGSQYQILLSCPFGLSPSQLSVDFSKSHDRVPHPDPDLEDSISQVWEKRIQGNSSLFNGQKFRFQYGSYSLDGDGGSGSTNEVQHVCLRLGLTDYRTFVGTNLSSLWEKFLVTSQDDSIRCRHTSSPLGNGAVIETSDKKIIVLRRSNNVGEFPGHYVFPGGHPEPTAVGIDYHQLESNVRTGELLNKKVTQEMFDSIICEVVEETGIPASSLSPPLFIGISRRELNVRPTMFFFVKCSHHSDDIPRLYSSAEDGFESTQLHTVSLDELKMMTSRMPGCHHGGYALYELMLQRLKNIKETSVLAKEDDA from the exons ATGGCGAAACTAGCAGAAGAGATGAATCCTGAAGGTTCACAATACCAGATTCTTCTCTCATGTCCTTTTGGACTCTCTCCATCtcag CTCTCGGTGGATTTCTCGAAATCGCACGATCGGGTTCCTCATCCCGATCCTGATCTCGAAGATTCTATTTCTCAG GTTTGGGAGAAGAGAATACAGGGCAATTCATCATTGTTCAATGGCCAAAAGTTCAGG TTTCAGTATGGATCATATAGTTTAGATGGTGATGGTGGTAGTGGTAGTACCAATGAAGTGCAACACGTTTGTCTTCGCCTTGGCTTGACTGATTACAG GACTTTTGTAGGAACTAATTTGAGTTCTCTGTGGGAGAAGTTCCTTGTTACATCACAAG ATGACTCAATAAGATGTAGACATACCTCAAGTCCATTGGGTAATGGAGCAGTTATCGAAACTTCTGACAAGAAGATTATTGTGTTACGCCGGAGTAATAATGTTGGAGAGTTTCCAGGTCACTATGTATTCCCTGGGGGCCATCCAGAG CCAACAGCAGTAGGTATTGATTACCACCAGCTTGAAAGTAATGTTCGAACCGGCGAGCTTTTAAACAAGAAGGTGACTCAAGAAATGTTTGACAGCATTATCTGTGAAGTTGTTGAAGAAACTGGAATACCAGCATCATCACTT AGCCCTCCTCTGTTCATCGGAATATCTCGTAGGGAGTTGAATGTAAGACCTACTATGTTTTTCTTCGTCAAGTGTAGTCATCATTCAGATGACATTCCAAGATTATACTCTAGCGCTGAAGATGGGTTCGAGTCAACACAGCTCCACACTGTCTCATTG GATGagctgaagatgatgacatCGAGAATGCCGGGTTGCCATCATGGTGGATACGCTCTCTACGAACTGATGCTTCAACGTCTCAAGAACATTAAGGAAACGTCTGTATTAGCCAAAGAGGACGATGCTtaa